The Planctomycetia bacterium genome has a window encoding:
- the bioA gene encoding adenosylmethionine-8-amino-7-oxononanoate aminotransferase yields MSPSAPGSRISCANPSLSAADPRLSATGTSPAADLLADWDRQHVWHAFTQMQEYEPLLIGSGQGAWLVDTAGNRYLDGSASMWCNVHGHRHPRLDAALVAQAAKVAHTTNLGLSNPTTVEFARRLVAVAPPGLEKVFFSGDGSSAVEAALKIAFQYWRQAPRPEPDRTRFVAIGEAYHGDTLGAIGVGGVDRFTSLFAPLTFAAIRLPSPGGPCPATGRPAPTLDESLAALERLLDEHRGTVAALVMEPLVQMAAGIYVHPPGFLRGVREITARHGVLLILDEVATGFGRTGTLFASEQEQVAPDFLCLAKGLAAGYLPMAATLTTERIWDAFLGPHGDRRTFFHGHTYGGNPLAAAVGLASLDVFREDRVLELLPPKIARLREHAARLGRLDHVGAVRQCGFVVGLDLVADKTSGRPYAWQERRGTRACLAARQHGALFRQLGDVVVIMPPLCVSLEEIDRLAAAAEAGIRAATAGT; encoded by the coding sequence ATGAGCCCTTCCGCACCCGGCAGCCGGATTTCCTGCGCCAACCCGAGCCTGTCGGCCGCGGACCCGCGTCTGTCGGCCACTGGAACGTCCCCGGCCGCCGACTTGCTCGCCGACTGGGATCGGCAGCACGTCTGGCACGCGTTCACGCAGATGCAGGAGTACGAGCCGCTGCTCATCGGGTCGGGGCAGGGGGCGTGGCTCGTGGACACGGCCGGCAACCGCTACCTCGACGGCTCGGCGAGCATGTGGTGCAACGTCCACGGCCATCGCCACCCGCGGCTCGACGCCGCGCTCGTCGCCCAGGCGGCGAAGGTGGCCCACACGACAAACCTCGGGCTCTCGAACCCGACGACGGTCGAGTTCGCCCGCCGGCTCGTCGCGGTCGCGCCCCCCGGCCTGGAGAAGGTGTTTTTTTCGGGGGACGGATCGAGCGCGGTCGAGGCGGCCCTGAAGATCGCCTTCCAATACTGGCGGCAGGCGCCGCGGCCGGAGCCGGACCGGACCCGGTTCGTCGCCATCGGCGAGGCGTATCACGGCGACACGCTCGGCGCCATCGGCGTGGGGGGCGTGGACCGGTTCACGTCGCTCTTCGCCCCGCTGACGTTCGCGGCGATCCGGCTGCCGTCACCCGGCGGGCCCTGCCCGGCGACGGGCCGGCCGGCGCCGACGCTCGACGAATCGCTCGCCGCGCTCGAGCGCCTCCTCGACGAGCATCGGGGCACGGTCGCGGCCCTCGTCATGGAGCCGCTCGTGCAGATGGCCGCCGGGATCTACGTCCATCCACCCGGCTTCCTGCGCGGCGTCCGCGAGATCACCGCCCGGCACGGCGTGCTCCTGATCCTCGACGAGGTCGCGACCGGCTTCGGCCGCACGGGCACGCTCTTCGCCTCCGAGCAGGAGCAGGTCGCGCCCGACTTTCTCTGCCTGGCCAAGGGGCTCGCGGCGGGCTACCTGCCGATGGCGGCGACGCTCACGACCGAGCGGATCTGGGACGCGTTCCTCGGGCCGCACGGCGACCGGCGGACATTTTTTCACGGCCACACCTACGGCGGCAATCCCTTGGCCGCGGCCGTGGGGCTGGCGTCGCTCGACGTGTTTCGCGAGGACCGCGTGCTCGAGTTGCTGCCGCCCAAGATCGCCCGGTTGCGCGAGCATGCCGCACGGCTCGGCCGGCTCGACCATGTCGGCGCCGTCCGCCAGTGCGGCTTCGTGGTCGGCCTCGACCTCGTGGCCGACAAGACGTCCGGCCGGCCGTATGCCTGGCAGGAGAGGCGCGGCACCCGCGCCTGCCTGGCGGCCCGGCAGCATGGCGCGCTCTTCCGCCAGCTCGGCGACGTGGTCGTGATCATGCCCCCCTTGTGCGTGTCGCTCGAAGAGATCGACCGCCTCGCCGCCGCGGCCGAGGCCGGGATCCGCGCCGCCACGGCCGGGACGTGA
- the mqnD gene encoding 1,4-dihydroxy-6-naphtoate synthase, with protein sequence MGRTIRLGISTCPNDTFAFHGLLTGAVDRRGLDFDVRLLDIEQLNEGLFRGEFDVAKASFHAVLHVAADHVVLPSGSALGFGVGPLLLAARPGTVPTGPDQLTLCPGRHTTAALLSAVFHPGTARVEHVVFSDIMPALVAGRADFGVCIHEGRFTWQRHGLSLVEDLGTRWEAETKCPLPLGGIVASRRLDAGTIAAVQGVIHDSLRLARADPAAALPTMRAHAREQEDDVIMRHVDLYVNEWTVDLGATGRRALDEFSKRAAAVGLGSNGRLEVFAG encoded by the coding sequence ATGGGCCGGACCATTCGCCTCGGCATCTCGACCTGCCCGAACGACACCTTCGCCTTCCACGGCCTGCTCACCGGCGCCGTCGATCGGCGCGGCCTCGACTTCGACGTGCGGCTGCTCGACATCGAGCAGCTCAACGAAGGGCTGTTTCGCGGCGAATTCGACGTCGCCAAGGCGAGCTTTCATGCCGTCCTGCACGTGGCCGCCGACCACGTCGTCCTGCCGAGCGGCTCGGCGCTCGGCTTCGGCGTCGGCCCCCTGCTCCTGGCGGCCCGGCCGGGCACGGTTCCCACGGGCCCCGACCAGCTCACGCTCTGCCCGGGGCGGCACACCACCGCCGCGCTCCTGAGCGCCGTCTTCCATCCGGGCACGGCCCGCGTCGAGCACGTCGTGTTTTCCGACATCATGCCGGCGCTCGTGGCGGGCCGGGCCGACTTCGGGGTCTGCATTCACGAGGGACGGTTCACCTGGCAGCGGCACGGGCTTTCGCTCGTGGAGGACCTGGGGACGCGCTGGGAGGCGGAGACAAAGTGCCCGCTGCCGCTCGGAGGGATCGTGGCCAGCCGGCGGCTCGACGCCGGCACGATCGCCGCCGTGCAGGGGGTGATCCACGACTCGCTGCGGCTCGCGCGCGCCGATCCAGCGGCGGCCCTGCCGACGATGCGGGCCCATGCCCGCGAGCAGGAAGACGACGTGATCATGCGGCACGTCGACCTGTACGTGAACGAGTGGACCGTGGACCTCGGCGCCACGGGCCGCCGGGCGCTCGACGAGTTTTCCAAAAGGGCAGCGGCCGTCGGACTTGGTTCTAACGGCCGCTTGGAAGTGTTTGCGGGCTGA
- the gcvP1 gene encoding glycine dehydrogenase (decarboxylating) 1 → MSDLLTARRAESPSAAADRPAPAPRVDHAGPSEFEARHIGLSAADERQMLDVVGAASLPALIAEIVPESIARHDRMDLPAAATEAAALEELKGIAARNRLLKSFIGQGYHGTHTPGVILRNILENPAWYTAYTPYQAEISQGRMEALVNFQTMVCDLTGMPIANASMLDEATAAAEAMTLARRSAAAKSPVFLADRRCHPQTLEVLATRARPLGIELVVGDVAALVESHDCFGALVQYPATDGGLDDQRGLAEKVHARQALLCVAADPLALVLLAPPGEWGADIVVGSTQRFGMPMGCGGPHAAYLACRDELKRSLPGRLVGVSIDAHGGPAYRLALQTREQHIRREKATSNICTAQVLPAVVASMYAVYHGPAGLTRIAERVSRLTATLAAGLGRLGVRLRHAQAFDTLCLDTGDQTTALAARARDLGMNLRVLDAGTLAIALDETTTADDVARLMRVFAPAGQPLPDRAAVEREAAPLIPAALRRSSEFLIHPVFHTHHSETAMLRYIRSLSDRDLALDRSMIPLGSCTMKLNATSEMIPITWPEFAHVHPFAPADQRQGYAELETLLRRWLTAATGYAGISLQPNAGSQGEYAGLLAIQAWQRSRGQGQRDVCIIPASAHGTNPASAQMVGMQVVVTGCDAQGNVDLAELGEKCRQHADRLAAVMITYPSTHGVFETSIRALCDIVHRHGGRVYVDGANMNALVGLAAPGRFGGDVSHLNLHKTFCIPHGGGGPGVGPVCVVEDLVPFLPGHVAGGLPPSDVGAVSAAPLGNAAVLPISWMYCRMMGAEGLVHATEAAILAANYVSVRLRGHFPTLYAGAGGRVAHECILDLRPLKETSGVTAEDVAKRLIDYGFHAPTLSFPVPGTLMVEPTESEPLAELDRFVEAMVAIRAEIARIEAGEWPQDDNPLKHAPHTAATVAGNEWPHPYPRETAAFPVAALRRSKYWPPVGRVDNVHGDRNLFCSCVPLAAWEQPVAAPRPR, encoded by the coding sequence ATGTCAGACCTGCTCACGGCCCGCCGGGCCGAGTCCCCCTCCGCGGCCGCCGATCGTCCCGCCCCCGCACCGCGGGTCGATCACGCCGGCCCCTCAGAGTTCGAGGCCCGCCACATCGGTCTCTCCGCCGCCGACGAGCGGCAGATGCTCGACGTCGTTGGCGCGGCCTCGCTGCCCGCGCTGATCGCCGAGATCGTGCCGGAGAGCATCGCCCGGCACGACCGCATGGACCTGCCCGCGGCCGCCACCGAGGCGGCGGCGCTCGAGGAACTGAAGGGGATCGCGGCCCGCAACCGGCTCCTCAAGAGCTTCATCGGCCAGGGCTACCACGGCACGCACACGCCGGGTGTGATCCTGCGGAACATCCTGGAGAATCCCGCCTGGTACACGGCCTACACGCCGTACCAGGCCGAGATCAGCCAGGGCCGGATGGAGGCGCTGGTCAATTTCCAGACCATGGTCTGCGACCTCACCGGCATGCCGATCGCCAACGCGTCGATGCTCGACGAGGCCACCGCCGCCGCCGAGGCGATGACGCTCGCCCGCCGCTCAGCCGCGGCGAAGAGCCCGGTGTTTCTCGCCGACCGACGCTGCCACCCGCAGACGCTCGAGGTGCTCGCCACCCGGGCCCGGCCGCTGGGCATCGAGCTCGTCGTCGGCGACGTCGCCGCCCTCGTCGAGAGCCACGACTGCTTCGGCGCGCTCGTCCAGTATCCGGCCACCGACGGCGGCCTCGACGACCAACGCGGCCTCGCCGAGAAGGTCCACGCCCGGCAGGCGCTGCTCTGCGTGGCCGCCGACCCGCTGGCCCTCGTGCTCCTCGCGCCCCCGGGCGAGTGGGGCGCCGACATCGTCGTCGGCAGCACGCAGCGGTTCGGCATGCCGATGGGCTGCGGCGGCCCGCATGCCGCCTACCTCGCCTGCCGCGACGAGCTGAAGCGGTCCCTTCCAGGCCGGCTCGTCGGCGTCAGCATCGACGCCCACGGCGGCCCGGCCTATCGGCTCGCCCTCCAGACCCGCGAGCAGCACATCCGGCGCGAGAAGGCAACCTCCAACATCTGCACGGCGCAGGTTTTGCCCGCCGTCGTGGCGAGCATGTATGCGGTGTACCACGGCCCCGCCGGCCTGACGCGGATCGCGGAGCGTGTGTCGCGGCTGACGGCGACCCTCGCGGCCGGCCTCGGCCGGCTCGGCGTCCGCCTGCGCCATGCACAGGCCTTCGACACGCTGTGCCTCGACACGGGCGATCAGACCACGGCCCTCGCGGCCCGGGCCCGCGACCTGGGGATGAACCTGCGCGTGCTCGACGCCGGCACGCTGGCGATCGCGCTCGACGAAACGACGACCGCCGATGACGTCGCGCGGCTGATGCGCGTGTTCGCCCCCGCCGGGCAGCCGCTTCCCGACCGCGCCGCCGTGGAGCGGGAGGCCGCGCCGCTGATCCCGGCGGCCCTGCGCCGGTCGAGCGAGTTTCTCATCCATCCGGTGTTCCACACGCACCATTCCGAGACGGCGATGCTGCGGTACATCCGCTCTCTGTCCGACAGGGACCTGGCGCTCGACCGGAGCATGATCCCGCTCGGCAGCTGCACGATGAAGCTCAACGCCACGAGCGAGATGATCCCGATCACGTGGCCCGAGTTCGCCCACGTGCACCCCTTCGCGCCGGCCGACCAGCGGCAGGGCTACGCGGAGCTCGAAACGCTCCTGCGCCGCTGGTTGACCGCGGCGACCGGCTACGCCGGGATCAGCCTCCAGCCCAATGCCGGCAGCCAGGGGGAATACGCCGGTTTGCTTGCGATCCAGGCCTGGCAGCGGTCGCGCGGCCAGGGGCAGCGCGACGTCTGCATCATCCCGGCCAGCGCCCACGGCACCAATCCGGCCAGCGCCCAGATGGTGGGCATGCAGGTCGTGGTCACCGGCTGCGACGCCCAGGGCAACGTCGATCTGGCCGAGCTCGGGGAAAAGTGCCGGCAGCATGCCGACCGGCTGGCCGCGGTGATGATCACCTACCCGAGCACGCACGGCGTCTTCGAGACGTCGATCCGCGCGCTCTGCGACATCGTCCACCGGCACGGCGGCCGGGTGTACGTCGACGGGGCCAACATGAACGCGCTCGTCGGCCTCGCGGCCCCCGGCCGGTTCGGCGGCGATGTCAGCCACCTGAACCTCCACAAGACGTTCTGCATTCCGCACGGCGGCGGCGGCCCGGGCGTGGGCCCGGTGTGCGTGGTCGAGGACCTCGTGCCGTTCCTCCCCGGGCATGTTGCCGGCGGCCTGCCGCCGAGCGACGTCGGCGCCGTGTCGGCCGCGCCGCTGGGCAACGCCGCGGTGCTGCCGATCAGCTGGATGTATTGCCGGATGATGGGCGCCGAGGGGCTCGTGCACGCGACGGAGGCGGCGATCCTCGCGGCCAACTACGTGAGCGTCCGGCTCCGCGGCCACTTCCCCACGCTCTACGCCGGCGCCGGCGGCCGCGTGGCCCACGAGTGCATCCTCGACCTCCGGCCGCTCAAGGAGACCAGCGGCGTCACGGCCGAGGACGTGGCCAAGCGGCTCATCGACTACGGCTTTCACGCCCCGACCTTGAGCTTCCCGGTGCCGGGGACGCTGATGGTCGAGCCGACGGAGAGCGAGCCGCTCGCCGAGCTCGACCGGTTCGTGGAGGCGATGGTCGCGATCCGCGCGGAGATCGCCCGGATCGAGGCGGGGGAGTGGCCGCAGGACGACAACCCGCTCAAGCACGCTCCGCACACCGCGGCCACGGTGGCCGGCAACGAGTGGCCGCACCCGTATCCGCGCGAGACCGCCGCCTTCCCGGTGGCGGCCCTGCGCCGGTCGAAGTACTGGCCGCCGGTGGGCCGGGTGGACAACGTCCACGGCGACCGCAACCTGTTCTGCAGCTGCGTGCCGCTGGCCGCCTGGGAGCAGCCGGTCGCCGCGCCCCGCCCGCGCTGA
- a CDS encoding futalosine hydrolase, with the protein MSHDTKTLILVPTELERSRLRADLGPSCLAADRLELCGFGPVAAAARTATLLARDRPARVLLVGIAGAIDAGIPLGAARRFAAVACHGVGAGTAADFAPAGALGWPHWPGDDGSPPIGDSIPLDAPGDAGDAGLLLLTVCAASGSAADVAERRRLFPAAVAEDMEGFGVALACRLHGVPCAIIRGISNVAGDRDTSRWATAEALAVAAALAHAFLAEA; encoded by the coding sequence GTGAGCCACGACACGAAAACCCTCATTCTCGTCCCGACGGAACTGGAGCGCAGCCGGCTGCGGGCGGACCTCGGGCCGTCGTGCCTGGCTGCCGACCGCCTCGAGCTCTGCGGCTTCGGCCCAGTGGCCGCCGCGGCCCGCACGGCCACACTGTTGGCCCGCGACCGGCCCGCCCGGGTGCTCCTCGTGGGCATCGCCGGGGCGATCGACGCGGGCATCCCCCTTGGTGCCGCGCGGCGATTCGCCGCCGTCGCCTGCCACGGCGTCGGCGCGGGAACCGCCGCGGATTTTGCCCCGGCCGGCGCCCTCGGCTGGCCGCACTGGCCCGGCGACGACGGCTCGCCGCCGATCGGCGACTCGATCCCCCTCGACGCGCCGGGCGACGCGGGCGACGCCGGCCTGCTCCTGCTCACGGTCTGCGCGGCGTCGGGCTCCGCCGCCGACGTCGCCGAGCGCCGCCGGCTGTTTCCCGCTGCCGTGGCCGAAGACATGGAGGGATTCGGCGTGGCCCTCGCCTGCCGCCTCCACGGCGTGCCGTGCGCGATCATCCGCGGGATCTCGAACGTCGCCGGCGATCGCGACACGTCCCGCTGGGCGACGGCCGAGGCGCTGGCGGTCGCGGCGGCGCTCGCGCATGCATTCCTCGCGGAGGCATAG
- the vapC37 gene encoding ribonuclease VapC37, producing the protein MIIPDANLIIYAHNQADPEHAAARAWWKGLLAGDADVGIPVVVILAFLRLTTSTRILAHPLSVDDSCRRVERWFTARPVRLISPGEGHLASLLQCLRSVGVGGALTTDAHIAALAIEYRAEVHTSDLDFGRFPGVRWRNPLAV; encoded by the coding sequence ATGATCATTCCCGACGCCAACCTGATCATCTACGCCCACAATCAGGCGGATCCGGAACACGCCGCGGCCAGGGCCTGGTGGAAGGGGCTCCTGGCCGGCGACGCCGACGTCGGAATCCCGGTCGTCGTGATCCTGGCCTTTCTTCGGCTGACGACGTCCACGCGCATCCTCGCCCATCCCCTGTCGGTGGACGACAGTTGCCGCCGGGTCGAACGCTGGTTCACGGCACGGCCGGTGAGACTGATCTCACCCGGGGAGGGCCACCTCGCGTCCCTGTTGCAATGCCTGCGATCCGTCGGCGTCGGCGGAGCCCTGACCACCGACGCCCACATTGCCGCACTGGCGATCGAATATCGGGCCGAGGTCCACACCTCGGACCTCGATTTCGGTCGCTTCCCCGGTGTTCGTTGGCGAAATCCCCTCGCCGTCTGA